The proteins below come from a single Dermatophilaceae bacterium Soc4.6 genomic window:
- a CDS encoding squalene/phytoene synthase family protein, with protein sequence MADDTELYDRVADAAAVTVITHYSSSFGLACRLLRQPTRQRVHNVYALVRLADEVVDGPIGVHDPIRAGVVLDRLEQETAEAMRDGYSSNLVVHAFASTARACGIGADLVTPFFDSMRADLSVHDHDPLSFERYVYGSAEVVGLMCLRIFVSDTPGAYDDLAPGARRLGAAFQKVNFLRDLADDVDDRGRAYFPGVDPDHLTEADKHRILDDIDDDLAAAAVAARGLPPDSRRAVMAAQALFTELAVRLRATPTASIRRTRVRVPGPTKARIALAAMARDTRQARSTRSTRRKQS encoded by the coding sequence CCTGCCGCCTGCTGCGCCAGCCCACCCGGCAGCGCGTGCACAACGTCTACGCCCTGGTCCGCCTGGCCGACGAGGTCGTCGACGGCCCCATCGGGGTGCACGACCCGATCCGCGCGGGGGTGGTGCTCGACCGCCTCGAGCAGGAGACGGCCGAGGCGATGCGCGACGGCTACAGCAGCAACCTGGTGGTGCACGCCTTCGCGTCGACCGCCCGCGCCTGCGGCATCGGCGCCGACCTCGTCACGCCGTTCTTCGACTCCATGCGGGCCGACCTCAGCGTCCACGACCACGACCCCCTCAGCTTCGAGCGCTACGTCTACGGGTCGGCCGAGGTCGTGGGCCTGATGTGCTTGCGCATCTTCGTCAGCGACACCCCCGGTGCGTATGACGACCTGGCCCCTGGAGCGCGCCGGCTCGGCGCCGCCTTCCAGAAGGTCAACTTCCTGCGCGACCTCGCCGACGACGTCGACGACCGGGGTCGGGCCTACTTTCCCGGGGTCGACCCCGACCACCTCACCGAGGCCGACAAGCACCGCATCCTCGACGACATCGACGACGACCTCGCCGCCGCCGCGGTGGCCGCCCGTGGCCTGCCGCCCGACAGCCGCCGCGCCGTCATGGCCGCGCAGGCGCTGTTCACCGAGCTCGCCGTGCGGCTGCGGGCCACGCCCACCGCCTCCATCCGCCGGACGCGCGTCCGGGTGCCCGGCCCGACCAAGGCCCGCATCGCCCTCGCGGCGATGGCCCGAGACACCCGACAAGCCCGCAGCACCCGAAGCACCCGAAGGAAGCAGTCATGA